GATTGAGAACGGAAGTAAAGGAATACCGGAATTCCCATCAGGATCACTGCGCTTCCCAGGAGCGATCTCTTTAAGTTCTCCGTGAACGTCGAATAGAGAAGGAAAGCTGCGGCCGCGATAAAAATCGCGGGCACCACCGGATATCCCCAGGCGCGATATGGACGCAGTACGTCTGGCATGCGCTTGCGGAAGATGAAGATCGTACTTGCGGCAATCATGTAGAAGAGCCACTCAGCGAAAATAGCAATCGAAAAGAGCTGCTGAAAGCGCGAGATCACGAGCAGGAGAACGCAGGCAAGGGCGGCCTGTACTACAAGTGCGTTACCCGGCGTGAAATATCTGGGATGTACTTCTGCCAACGCGCGGAAAAAATAGCCGTCACGAGCAACTGCAAACGGCACTCTCCCTCCGCTCATTACAGTTCCATTTAGACCAACGACCATCGAAAGAGCCATTCCGGCTGAAACAACGGCCGCGCCGACCGCACCGATCGCTAGCCGCGTGGCGTCAGATGCGGGACGCTCCGAACCAGCAACCTGCGCTGCCGGCAGCACATACTGCACGGCTGCGTTGGTGGCCATATACAACGCCGCAACCAGCAACACGCCAACGATCAGGCCGAGGGGAATATTGCGCTCAGGCCGTTCGATCTCTTCGCTCACCATGTTGAGATCGTTCCAGCCGTCGTAGGCCCATAACGCCGCAACTAGCGCGACCATGAAGCCGCTGATGCCACCGGTGGCTCCTGGGTATGTTGTCGAGAAGTTAGAGAAGGTGCCGCCGCGGAAGCTGAACGCGATGCCGACGATCGCGGCGATCATCAGCACCTTGAGCCAGGTGAAAATGTATTGAAAGTCTCCGGCTCGTCGAACGCCAATGTAGTTGAGTCCCGAAATGACGATGGTTACGACCATCGCTCCAATCTGTGCCCAGGTGATTGCAAAAGGTGAGGAGATGGCGTTTTCTGTCAGAAAGTGAAAAGCGCTGAAGGTGCCCAGAATCCGCATTAAGCCGGTCGTAATCGTGGCAATCGAGGCAGGCTTTGCGATCACGAACCACGTCCACGCGTAGAGAAAGCCGGCTACCGGTCCGTATCCATCGCGAACGTAAACATACTCACCACCCGCCTGCGGTTTAAGCGCGCCGAGCTCCGCATAGGTTAATGCGCCAAAAATCGAAAGAACGCCGCCTACAATCCAGGCAAGATAGACCAGCTTCGCGGACCCGACTGCCTGCATCATTTCTTTAGGAACCAGGAAGATGCCGCTGCCGATGACGGTGCCAACCACGATCGCAATTGCATGGCGCAGCCCTAGTGCCCGCGGGAGTTGTCGAGACTCTGTTCTTGCTGTCACAGGGCTAAGCACGCGCTCTCTCCAACGACGGCGATGTCAGCGTACTGATTGCGTATCCCACGGCGAAGGTCACGACGGTTCCGATGGCTACCAGCCAGGTATAGGCGATGCGGAAGCCCGCCCAACTTGCAAAATGATCTGCACCCAGCCAGAGATAGAGATTGATCGCCAGGCCACAGGCCATACCAACAATTGCGCCGCCTTCAGTAGCCCGACGAGTCAGGATTCCCAGCAGGAAGACTCCAAGCAGCGAGCCGTACGCCACGGAGATGATCGTCAAGCCGATCTCAACCACGCGTCCTCCGTGCCGGGAGAGCAGAGCCAGCCCAAAGAGCACGAGTCCCCATAGTACGGTTGCAAAACGGGAAACAGAGACACGGCGTTGCTCAGTTGCTTCAGGACGAAGACGCATGTAGAAGTCCACAACGGTTGTCGACGAGAGAGAATTCAACGCAGCGCTCAAGTTCGACATCGCAGCAGCCAGAATCGCGGCAATCAGGATGCCTGATATCCCGTGCGGCATTCGGTTCACGATGAACGTTGGAAAAATTCGATCGGAACTCGTGAACGCAACCAGCGGGGGAAACAGCTTATAAAACGCGAACAGGGAAGCGCCCACCAGAAGAAAAAGGCCGAATTGAATGAAAATAAATACGCCACTCGACAACAACGCGAGCTTTGCCTGACTCTCATTCTTGGCTGCAAGCAAGCGTTGCACCATCAATTGATCGGTACCGTGAGTGGACGTCGTGAGGAAAGTTCCGCCGATTAGGCCCGCCCAAAAGCTGTAGCTGTTCGATGGACTGAAGCTGAAATCAAAAATGCGGAACTTGCCGGCAGCGCCGGCGATCTGATCCACCGTGTTCCAGCCTCCCGGCACTAAGTGCAGGATGGTGAAGAACCCGATCACCGTTCCGGCAACGTAGATCGTCATCTGGACAACATCAGTCCACACTACCGCCGACATCCCACCTTCGAACGTATAGATAAGCGTCAGCAGGGTAATGATTGCCACCGAAAGAATGTCGCGAGTCTCTGGCGTGATTCCGAAATGGGCAAAGATACTGGTCAGCGCAATGCCCACGACGATGGAGATCGCCCAGACGCGCACGCCTTCCGCTGCCGCGCGCGTTGCCAGGAAGAGTCCTGCAGTGAAGCGATGTAGACGCGGTCCGAAGCGGCGGTCGATGAGTTGATATGCGGTGTAGAACTCGCCGCGAAAGTATTGGGGTATGAAAATGATGCAAATCAGGATGCGCGCAACGAGGTAGCCAAGCACGATTTGCAGGAAGCCGAAGTCGCGGTCGTATGCCAATCCGGGAATGCTGATCACTGTCAGCGTGCTGGTTTCAGCCGAGACTATCGATAGAGAGATCGCCCACCAGGGAATGTTGCGATCAGCAAGGAAATAGCTCTTGAGAGAACGATCGGCAGAACGAAAGTGAATGCCAAACAGCGTGATGCCGACCAGATAAATTGCGATCAGAGCGAGATCGAGAGGGTTGAGTCCCATGCGGAATATGAAGTTTCCATGACGATACAGGAGTTAGGGATGTGTGGGAAGGTGGCTCGTGCTTGCGACGACAGCGCCCTGTGGATAGAGGATCCTGGCGATTCTCACGCCCAAAGCACGTATCGTCCGCCACCTGTGAACAGGATGACTAGACACATGACGATCAGCATCAGTTCGTAGTTCCAACCGTTATTGGCCCAAAACTCAATACGCCACACGAAGATCTTCTTCTGAATCGCTCCGAACATGATGAGAATCAGGCCAATCGCCGCGGGCTGGATCAACACTCCGAAAGCGACGCCAAGACTGCCGAGTATCTCGACCGCGCCCAGGAAGATCGTGAAACTCTTGCTCATATTGATGCTCTTGCTTCTTGCGACAGGATCTCTCACGTGATTCAATCCACTGGTGAAGAAAACGAGGCTCACCATGAGCCTGAGCAAGAGCAAGCCCAGATCGCTGTATCGAGTTAAGGCTGGGAAGACCATCAAAAATGCTCCTGATGGACGTGGTAAAGGGCCGCGGCCGCGAACATCGTACACCTGTCATGCGCGGTACTCGGTATCGGCAACTGCCGCATACCAACAAGGATTTTGCCGGGGAATCCCGCCTTCAAATGGATAGTGACTAAGGTCATCTACCCCACGAGTGAATCGGAAACTACTATGGAGCGGCGGAAGGTGTCGCGCAGACGCCTTCCTTACTCTGCTTTCCTGAAACTGATCCGAGTTATCCGGTACAGGAGGTCGCTTGGGCGCAAAGGTGTTGCGCGCTGTTTATCGCCTTATTGTCCCTGGGGGATTAGTGTTGCTGGTCTCTGCCCTCGCAATGGAGTCGCGGATGCCGCAGGGAATGGCGGCCTCCTTTTGGCATTATTACCCCTACATCATTTTCGGCGTTGGCCTGCTGCTCAGCGCGGTGTTCAATTGCAGCCGATTATTTTTTGCTCTACTGGTTGTCGCCTTATCGGATCGCGCTCTGTTGTGGCTGGTGCCACGTCTTTCGTCCGCAGGAATATACCAAACAATTTTCGACGCGATCGCGCTGTTGCTTCCGCTGAACTTGCTCGCCTTCTCGTTCATGCGCGATCGTGGAATCATCTCGTCCCCCGGCCGGCGCAGAGTCGCATTCATCGCAGCACAAGTCGTTTTTGTTGGACTGATCGTTCTGATTCATCCCTTGCAGGTGCGAGCCGCCGGTTTGATGCAAGGAGAAATCATTCCCAAGGGTTATTCGGAGTGGAGTCATCTCTCACAACCGGCACTGCTTGCCTTCATACTGGCGGGCATCGTGATGCTGGTGTATCTGCTCGACCGCCGCAGGCCGGTTGAAAGCGGACTCTTCTGGGCGCTAGTGACGGCATTCATCGCGCTGAATGCCGGCGGCGCGAGTCATCTCTCGTCGGTTTACTTCGCTAGCGGAGGTCTGATCCTTGGCATCGCGGTGCTCGAGACTTCATATACGATGGCCTACCACGACGAGCTAACGCAGCTTCCCAGCCGTCGCGCACTCAATCAGGCGTTGCTGAAAGTTGGCGACGCTTACGCGGTGGCGATGGTCGATGTAGACCATTTTAAGCAATTCAACGATACATACGGGCACGAGACAGGTGACCAGGTGCTACAAATGATCGCCTCGCGCCTGGCGGATGTTACCGGCGGCGGCAAGGCATTCCGCTACGGCGGAGAAGAGTTTGCTGTGATCTTCGCCAACAAGTCAGTCGACGAGGCGTACTTGAGTCTCGAAACTCTGCGAAAGAAAATCGAGGCGACGCCGTTCAAGGTTCGCGATGCCGAGAGGCGTGAACGACGCAAGAAAGCGAAAAAGAGGCAAGTGCCACGTCTTCACGCCAAAAAGCGCGTGAGGGTGACCGTAAGTATCGGAGCCGCATCGTCCGATGGCGAGGGGCGTCCGGCCGACGAAGTACTACAGGCAGCCGACAAGGCCCTTTATCGCGCGAAAAACAGCGGACGCAACTGCACTGTGGTCAGCGGCTAGCTCGCCGTCCTGCCCGCAGATGTGCCTAACGAGCAGCCGCAGCTCGGGCGCCTGCCGGTTCCGACGCGCCAGAGAAAGCTCCATAGGTCGCGCCAGCGGCTGCCGCTCCCAAAATGGGAGCAACCCAGAATAGTGGCCCGGAATATCCCCCCACCCGAATTTCCAGACGCCTTAAAATGCCCCTAATCGCAAAATTTACATTTCGCGAAGAGACACGACGTTCATAGGCTCCTGAATAAATAGAAGATACGGCGCAGTTTCCTGCTCGGTGAGAGGAAACACATCAAGACAGGAGCATTTTCGAAAATCCGGGCAGGAGACTTGGGGCGGTGAAGCGTCAGTTTTGGGGCACTTTCAAGGCCGACGAAGCACAGAACTGGGGCGGTGGATCGACCTTTTGAGGCACCGCAAGGCGAATCCGGGTGATTCAAGCAGCGTTGCTTCGCGAAAAAGATCTTGGACTTTCTGTAGAGTTGATCATTGCCAGGACTGCGATTGACTGCGGTTAGTGGAACGAACTAGGCTGGCGTCAGCGCGAGGGGCGCATCCAGTCCGCGGAAAGGGCAGTGCCCACCCACTTAAATACAACTGAAGGTACGAACCTTCTTTCAGCCTGACTCGTGCGGACTCCAGGCATGCGATGAAAGGAGATTCGTATGTTTCCCAATCCGCAAGCGGCGCTTCCTCTTCCCTCGCGACCCAATCTTGAACAATATAAGAAGCTCGCCAAAGAACTCGTAAAAGTCTGCAAGACCGGAAATTCTGCTGCTCTGCACGAGTGGGTGTCGGAGTGGATCGGCCATCTTGTCCGCCTGAGCCGCCTGGAAATCACTCCAGGCCTTCCCGTGGAAAATCGAAGCTGGATCGAACAAGTGTCGGAATTCGCCACGCGGAAGCTGCTTTCGGAGGAGCGCAAGTGCGCCCTGACCGATGCGCAGTTTGTGATTGCCCGTTCGCACGGATTTATGAGTTGGCCCAAACTGGCCAAACATATCGAGCAACTCGCGGGCAAGAACTCGTCGGTCGCGCAATTCGAGGCGGCCGCGGACGCAATCGTCTGCGGCGACGTGCAGACGCTCAGGCGACTGCTCCGCGAAAATCCCAAGTTGGTACTAGAGCGCTCCACACGCGAACATCGCGCCACCCTTCTCCATTACACATCGGCAAACGGTGTCGAGGGATACCGGCAGAAGACGCCGAAGAACATCGTGGAGATCGCGGAGCATCTGCTGAAGTCTGGAGCGGAAGTGGACGCTGAGGCGGACGTTTACCGCGGCGGATGCACGACGTTGGGCCTGGCGGCCACAAGTGTCCATCCTGAAGTCGCTCGCGTGCAGGAACCGCTATTGCAGATCCTGCTGGACTACGGCGCAGTGATCGACAAACCCAATCTCGCGGGTAACGCGCAGTCGGCGCTGATTGCCTGCTTCGCGAATGGACGGCCGCGAGCGGCAGAATTTCTCGCTGCACGCGGCGCACAACTCGACCTGGAAAGTGCCGCAGGTCTCGGACGAATCGATCTGGTGGAGACCCTCTTCCATTCCGATGGCAGTCTCAAGGCGCCGGCAACGAAAAAGCAGTTGCAGAAAGGCTTTCTATGGGGCTGCATGTACGGCCGCGAAAGCGTCGTTGCCTTTCTACTGGAGCATCGCGCGGACCTGCAGGACCGCGCTGACAGCGGCGCAACCGCACTGCATTGGGCGGCCGGCGGCGGACACCTCAGCATCGTTAGACTACTTCTCCATCGTGGGGCTCCGCTGGAGGAGATCAATGCATGGGGTGGGACCGTGCTCGAACACGCTGGCTACGGGTTCGAGCACGGCGCGCCTGAGGCTGACTTCGTTCCAGTTTTTGACGCACTCCTCGCCGCTGGGGCAGCCATCCGAGGTCGCTGGCTGGCATGGATCAAGCGAGTAAGGAACCGTTCAGTCGAGGAGAAAGCGCGTGTTGCAGAGGTATTTCGTCGTTACGGAGCAACAGCATGACCAAGCCACGCCGCTGAGCGAACAAGTTGAACAAAACCTGAGCAAGAGTTGGCAGGCTTTCCGACGTCTACCGTGCTGCCGAAGATCTCGTGAAGTCCGGCTTCGGAGGTGAACAGGCAGCTTTAAACCACCGGCTGATGTAGATCTGGGCGTGGGCTTCTCCGCAGAAATGGCGCGCTCCGTCGCCGTTCGCAGCTTCGGTGTTCCATTGAAGAACCGTGAGGTTCGCGTTTCCGCACTGAATCACAAACCAATGAATAGGATGGCTGGTCTCTGTCCCACAGATCTCACATCTGAATTCCTGCAGCGCTGTCATAGGTTCCTCATACCAGAGATAAGGCTCGCTTTTCGCTCGCCGAAAAGAAGCTTCATTGTAACGCGCCCCACGTGCGATTCGATCTGGTTAAGGGCCACAGCCTGATTGGCCGCTTAATTCCCAATATGACCAGGAAATGCGAGGAGCCCTTGGGAAGGCCTGCGCTCCTCAGGGTGGATTCGATACCGGCACTAGCGGGACAAAACGGACAACCTAACCAAAAAGGGAATTAGCCCGTTCCGTATTGACATACTTTCAGTTTTGTTTTTACATTAATTCCGCCAGGTCGCATTCTGCGTCTGGTAGTCCCATTCCTATTTCCCAACTCAGCACAGCTGAGTGAGCGTTGAGTCTTCGACACTGCGAATGTTTCACAGGCCGCTGTAAGAGTGTGGAATGGCCGCCTTTATTTGAAGTGCCGACTTCCGTTGACGACCACACGACCGCAGAAGGAGAAGTCTTCTATGAAGAGAGCTGCGATTCTGACGCTGACATGTTTCTGCTGCGTCGCGTCTGCCAAGTACACGTTCAGCGAGGACCATTCACGCAAAATTCGCGTCATTCCGTTTGTATTCGATCCCGCAGGCACACACCTTGTAGCTGCGAAGTGGCTGCCAGGCATCGGATGCCCAACCTCCGCGGGAGTTTCAACTACCGGTGGCAATAAGCCCGACAGCACCTACACGGATCCCGCGTGCGCGACCGGCGACGATCGGGACAAGAAAGTCGAGGGCTTGTTGTTGGCGAAGACCGGTCCCACGCCGAACGTTGCCGCCGGTGGTGCGGTGATTACCGGGGTGGAACGCATAACACTCACAGAAATCGGTTATGACATCCGAAAGCCCGTCGATTTCAGCGATACTCGAGGATCCCATTGCGGCGCCGGCGCGCCCCGATTCAACGTAACTACGCAGGACAATGTGACGCACTTTATCGGGTGCGCCTCTCCTCCCCCGGTGCACCAGAAAGTAGGGAATGGATGGCTCAGGCTGCGCTGGGATCCAGCCACGGCGTTTCCCCCGATCGCTCCTGGTGCGCAGGTGAAGAGCATTAGCATCATTTTTGACGAAGGTCAGGACGCCGGTCCGGACAACTTCGGACTCGCCGTTCTCGACAACATCGACATCAATGGCACCTTGGTAGGCAGAGGCCAGAACGGAAATGGGAGAGATGACGACAACGGAAAAGGGAGGGATGACGACAACGGGAAAGACGACGATTAAGAGCGCGATCCGGGAAAGCTAAACCCGGACCAAGACACCAGCGGAGGACTGCCTGAACTGCGCGACTTGATTTCAGCTTGTAGAGAGAATTGCGTAGTCCAGGCTGCTCCCCGTGTGGCCCAAAATGCGCGACCATAACAGTGCTGCTAAGGTTATGCGACTTTCTCCTTAGCAGTCCGTAGGCACGCAGTGATTTCGCCGAGAACTTTATTGTAGTCAGCGGTGGTGGCTCGTTCCACATGAATGCGAGCACCTTTGATTCCCGCTTCTTCCACCAGTCGCTTGAAGTCAAATTGCAGGAAATTTTCTACTTGCTGCCGCGTCAGGAATGCGATGGGAACATTCGCGGACTGGCCTGTCGAGGTTTCGATCTTCACAAAATAAGGATACTCAGGCTGTTGCACTTCCACATTCATGCAAAACACCTCCATTAGAGTGACGAAAGAGTCGCAGCGAATCTTCGCTTCCTAACTGGAAGTGGCGGCAAAGCGAATCTATCACAGTTCGTCACGAGTGAACCTAAGGGGAAACTCGGGGAGAAACTCGCTGCGGGGAATCAGAGGCAGATTTCCAGGGATTGAAGTTGTCGAGGAGTGTTGACAGCTGTCCATCGTATGCTCGCATCCTTTTTAAGAAGTGCCGGTGGAGGGGATCGTGACCCACACACGCTAACAGGATCGTGAGCGAAGCGCAGGAAATGGTGAACCGCGCACTGGACTGAGCGACCAGGCAGCGGCCCACCATCACTAACCAAACGCTCCTGGACTATTTTGGTGCAGCAGGAGCAGCTAGCATCTCGTCTACAAGCTTGTCCTCGACTACGTTGTACCCGGCCGGAACAGCGAACAGTCCTGGATCAGGGTCATTTGTACTTATCTCGGTCAAACGGCTGGTGAAATCGCCGGCCCACGGATCCGAGTGCTTTGTCATCACGGTGGTTTTCAGACCCTTCGCGTACCAAGTCTCGCTCACAATCTCGATAGGACGATCGTTATTAATCTCCCCCGCAGGAATAGTTGTTGTCAGCCGCGTTCCCGTCGCGCGCACTCCGTCAAAATCGCGCTCGCCGAGATTTTCCGATTTGGCATCTTCATTATTCATCCGCTTCCCTTTGGAATAGAAGTAGACGTTGCGGCGCTGTTCGGGAGCGCCGGCAGCATCTGGTGGCGGTGCGACAGCAATATTCATCACGCCAGGGCCGGCAGCGGCTGTGACGGGACCGGAAACATGGCGCACTTGAAATTCAGGAGCAAAGGGAAGCTTTCGCGCGATCTTCCTTTCGGGCTCGAGCACATAGCGTACTTTGGCAACAGGATCGCTGATCGTGATCAGAGTAGGCGCGTCCTGCGCGAGACCAGGAGGCAGCACGATCTCCGCCTCAGTTCGTACGCGTCCGTCTTTGTCGCGCCACATCTTCGAGCTGCTCTCTTGATGAATCCTGTTGCCGTCGGCAAAGGTGCGTGTTGATTCTGTCCGCATCGTGCCGCTGAACGGAGCGCCCTTTACGACCTCGTCGGTCATGGTGTCCAGTACTTTGACTCCGGCCACGCCGAAGCCTTGTTCCATGGCGATTCCTGGACCTCCCACTCGAGCAGTAAAAGTTCGTGTGAACGTCTTCGGCGGCTCACCCCCTTGTTGCGACCAAGCTACCGAGCTAAGCGCGAAGGTTAAAACGATGAATGCAACAACGGTGAAGAGGATTCTTTGTTTCATTGCAGCTCCTTAATATTGTGGTCACAATCCATTGACTAGCTTCGACTACTTCGTGAATCGAACGGCGCGCGTCAGACCATCTGTTCCGACAATCACTTCGGCGTTCACGAAACCATTTCGGGCCAGCGGTCGATACGCTCGTCCCACGCTTGCTGCCGGCATTTCCAGGCGAATCACTTGCATCGGATCGCCACAGCTAAGAGGGTCGCAGTACAGCAGGCTATCGAATTGGGCGACGGGAAAGTCACTGTTTGCAGCGGTCCGTTGGGTCTCGAGCCTTTGAGGCGGACGACTTTGCTTTCGCGATCGAGTAACTGTGTCTCTGCGCGGATACGCAACTTGCGTCTGAGGTGACGGAGCGACCGGACGAACATCCACAATCCTGTTCGCAGCCGTCGGCAGCGGTGTCGGAGGCCGCGGTACTCGCAATCGCCAATAGCCGAGCGCAATCAGCACCACCGCGACCATTGCCGCTGCAGTCGCCGGTACCAGCCACGTCCAGAGAGAGCTCTTACGCTCTATGCGTTCTTCAAAGCTGGTAAGGACGCGAGCCCGTAGCTGCGAAGAAGGTTCAGCTTCCGCCGCGGACAATCTCAAAGTCGCCTGGGGATCCAAAACTTTTGCTGCCGCTTCCTGTACCCCGCGAGTCCGCTCGTTACTTCCTGCTCGCCAATTCGAAGATGTCATGGCGCCACCACCTCACTCAACTGCGGACTCTCTTTTTCTTCGGGGCGAAATCGCTGCTTCAGTTTGTCGGCGAGTAATGCATGAGCGCGATGCAATCGCGAGCGCACCGTTCCTACTGAACAGCCGATCTGCGCGGCTGTGGCTTCATATGTCATCTCGCAT
Above is a window of Terriglobales bacterium DNA encoding:
- a CDS encoding amino acid permease; translated protein: MTARTESRQLPRALGLRHAIAIVVGTVIGSGIFLVPKEMMQAVGSAKLVYLAWIVGGVLSIFGALTYAELGALKPQAGGEYVYVRDGYGPVAGFLYAWTWFVIAKPASIATITTGLMRILGTFSAFHFLTENAISSPFAITWAQIGAMVVTIVISGLNYIGVRRAGDFQYIFTWLKVLMIAAIVGIAFSFRGGTFSNFSTTYPGATGGISGFMVALVAALWAYDGWNDLNMVSEEIERPERNIPLGLIVGVLLVAALYMATNAAVQYVLPAAQVAGSERPASDATRLAIGAVGAAVVSAGMALSMVVGLNGTVMSGGRVPFAVARDGYFFRALAEVHPRYFTPGNALVVQAALACVLLLVISRFQQLFSIAIFAEWLFYMIAASTIFIFRKRMPDVLRPYRAWGYPVVPAIFIAAAAFLLYSTFTENLKRSLLGSAVILMGIPVFLYFRSQSRSAGITSERTSSPQ
- a CDS encoding sodium:solute symporter gives rise to the protein MGLNPLDLALIAIYLVGITLFGIHFRSADRSLKSYFLADRNIPWWAISLSIVSAETSTLTVISIPGLAYDRDFGFLQIVLGYLVARILICIIFIPQYFRGEFYTAYQLIDRRFGPRLHRFTAGLFLATRAAAEGVRVWAISIVVGIALTSIFAHFGITPETRDILSVAIITLLTLIYTFEGGMSAVVWTDVVQMTIYVAGTVIGFFTILHLVPGGWNTVDQIAGAAGKFRIFDFSFSPSNSYSFWAGLIGGTFLTTSTHGTDQLMVQRLLAAKNESQAKLALLSSGVFIFIQFGLFLLVGASLFAFYKLFPPLVAFTSSDRIFPTFIVNRMPHGISGILIAAILAAAMSNLSAALNSLSSTTVVDFYMRLRPEATEQRRVSVSRFATVLWGLVLFGLALLSRHGGRVVEIGLTIISVAYGSLLGVFLLGILTRRATEGGAIVGMACGLAINLYLWLGADHFASWAGFRIAYTWLVAIGTVVTFAVGYAISTLTSPSLERARA
- a CDS encoding DoxX family protein, giving the protein MVFPALTRYSDLGLLLLRLMVSLVFFTSGLNHVRDPVARSKSINMSKSFTIFLGAVEILGSLGVAFGVLIQPAAIGLILIMFGAIQKKIFVWRIEFWANNGWNYELMLIVMCLVILFTGGGRYVLWA
- a CDS encoding GGDEF domain-containing protein: MGAKVLRAVYRLIVPGGLVLLVSALAMESRMPQGMAASFWHYYPYIIFGVGLLLSAVFNCSRLFFALLVVALSDRALLWLVPRLSSAGIYQTIFDAIALLLPLNLLAFSFMRDRGIISSPGRRRVAFIAAQVVFVGLIVLIHPLQVRAAGLMQGEIIPKGYSEWSHLSQPALLAFILAGIVMLVYLLDRRRPVESGLFWALVTAFIALNAGGASHLSSVYFASGGLILGIAVLETSYTMAYHDELTQLPSRRALNQALLKVGDAYAVAMVDVDHFKQFNDTYGHETGDQVLQMIASRLADVTGGGKAFRYGGEEFAVIFANKSVDEAYLSLETLRKKIEATPFKVRDAERRERRKKAKKRQVPRLHAKKRVRVTVSIGAASSDGEGRPADEVLQAADKALYRAKNSGRNCTVVSG
- a CDS encoding ankyrin repeat domain-containing protein codes for the protein MFPNPQAALPLPSRPNLEQYKKLAKELVKVCKTGNSAALHEWVSEWIGHLVRLSRLEITPGLPVENRSWIEQVSEFATRKLLSEERKCALTDAQFVIARSHGFMSWPKLAKHIEQLAGKNSSVAQFEAAADAIVCGDVQTLRRLLRENPKLVLERSTREHRATLLHYTSANGVEGYRQKTPKNIVEIAEHLLKSGAEVDAEADVYRGGCTTLGLAATSVHPEVARVQEPLLQILLDYGAVIDKPNLAGNAQSALIACFANGRPRAAEFLAARGAQLDLESAAGLGRIDLVETLFHSDGSLKAPATKKQLQKGFLWGCMYGRESVVAFLLEHRADLQDRADSGATALHWAAGGGHLSIVRLLLHRGAPLEEINAWGGTVLEHAGYGFEHGAPEADFVPVFDALLAAGAAIRGRWLAWIKRVRNRSVEEKARVAEVFRRYGATA